Proteins from a single region of Equus asinus isolate D_3611 breed Donkey chromosome 17, EquAss-T2T_v2, whole genome shotgun sequence:
- the CTNND1 gene encoding catenin delta-1 isoform X7 yields the protein MDDSEVESTASILASVKEQEAQFEKLTRALEEERRHVSAQLERVRVSPQDANPLMANGTLTRRHQNGRFVGDADLERQKFSDLKLNGPQDHSHLLYSTIPRMQEPGQIVETYTEEDPEGAMSVVSVETSDDGTTRRTETTVKKVVKTVTTRTVQPVPMGPDGLPVDASSVSNNYIQTLGRDFRKNGNGGPGPYVGQAGTATLPRNFHYPPDGYSRHYEDGYPSSSDNYGSLSRVTRIEERYRPSMEGYRAPSRQDVYGPQPQVRVGGSSVDLHRFHPEPYGLEDDQRSVAYDDLDYGMMSDYGTARRTGTPSDPRRRLRSYEDMIGEEVPSDQYYWAPLAQHERGSLASLDSLRKGGPPPPNWRQPELPEVIAMLGFRLDAVKSNAAAYLQHLCYRNDKVKTDVRKLKGIPVLVGLLDHPKKEVHLGACGALKNISFGRDQDNKIAIKNCDGVPALVRLLRKARDMDLTEVITGTLWNLSSHDSIKMEIVDHALHALTDEVIIPHSGWEREPNEDCKPRHIEWESVLTNTAGCLRNVSSERSEARRKLRECDGLVDALIFIVQAEIGQKDSDSKLVENCVCLLRNLSYQVHREIPQAERYQEAPPNVANNAGPHAASCFGAKKGKDEWFSRGKKPAEDPANDTVDFPKRTSPARGYELLFQPEVVRIYISLLKESKTPAILEASAGAIQNLCAGRWTYGRYIRSALRQEKALSAIADLLTNEHERVVKAASGALRNLAVDARNKELIGKHAIPNLVKNLPERQQSSSQNFSEDTVVSILNTINEVIADNLEAAKKLRETQGIEKLVLINKSGNRSEKEVRAAALVLQTIWGYKELRKPLEKEGWKKSDFQVNLHNASRSQSSHSYDDSTLPLIDRNQKSDKKPDREEIQMSNMGSNTKSLDNNYSTLNERGDHSRTLDRSGDLGEMEPLKGTPLMQKI from the exons ATGGACGACTCAGAGGTGGAGTCGACCGCCAGCATCTTGGCCTCTGTGAAGGAACAAGAGGCCCAGTTTGAGAAGCTGACCCGGGCGCTGGAGGAGGAACGGCGCCACGTCTCGGCGCAACTGGAACGCGTCCGGGTCTCACCACAAGATGCCAACCCACTCATGGCCAACGGCACCCTCACCCGCCGGCATCAG AACGGCCGGTTTGTGGGCGATGCTGACCTTGAGCGACAGAAATTTTCAGATCTGAAACTCAACGGACCCCAG GATCACAGTCACTTACTGTATAGCACCATCCCCAGGATGCAGGAGCCAGGGCAGATTGTGGAGACCTACACGGAGGAGGACCCTGAAGGAGCCATGTCTGTTGTCTCTGTGGAGACCTCAGATGATGGAACCACTCGACGCACAGAGACCACT GTTAAGAAAGTAGTGAAGACTGTGACAACACGGACAGTACAGCCAGTCCCTATGGGACCAGATGGGCTGCCTGTGGATGCGTCATCCGTTTCTAACAACTATATCCAGACTCTGGGTCGTGACTTCCGCAAGAATGGCAATGGAGGACCTGGTCCCTATGTAGGGCAAGCAGGCACTGCTACCCTTCCCAGGAACTTCCATTACCCTCCTGATGGATATAGCCGCCACTATGAAGATGGTTATCCAAGTAGCAGTGACAACTATGGCAGTCTGTCCCGGGTGACCCGCATTGAGGAGCGGTATAGGCCCAGCATGGAAGGTTACCGGGCACCTAGTAGACAGGATGTCTACGGGCCCCAACCCCAGGTTCGGGTCGGTGGGAGCAGTGTGGATCTGCATCGCTTTCATCCAGAGCCTTATGGGCTCGAGGATGATCAGCGCAGTGTAGCCTATGATGACCTGGATTACGGCATGATGTCTGATTATGGCACTGCCCGTCGAACTGGGACACCATCTGACCCTCGCCGTCGCCTCAG GAGCTATGAAGACATGATTGGTGAGGAGGTGCCATCAGACCAGTACTATTGGGCTCCTTTAGCCCAGCATGAACGGGGAAGTTTAGCAAGCTTGGATAGCCTGCGCAAGGGAgggcccccacccccaaattgGAGACAGCCAGAGCTGCCAGAGGTAATAGCCATGCTAGGATTCCGCTTGGATGCCGTCAAGTCCAATGCAGCTGCATACCTGCAACACTTGTGCTACCGCAATGACAAGGTGAAGACCGATGTTCGAAAGCTAAAAGGCATCCCAGTACTGGTGGGATTGTTAGACCACCCAAAAAAGGAAGTGCACCTTGGAGCCTGTGGAGCTCTCAAGAATATCTCTTTTGGACGTGACCAGGATAACAAGATCGCCATAAAAAACTGTGATGGTGTTCCTGCCCTTGTGCGATTACTCCGAAAGGCTCGTGATATGGATCTCACTGAAGTCATTACTG GAACCCTGTGGAATCTTTCATCCCATGACTCAATCAAAATGGAGATTGTGGACCATGCACTGCATGCCTTGACAGATGAAGTGATCATTCCGCATTCTGGTTGGGAACGGGAACCTAATGAAGATTGTAAGCCACGTCATATTGAGTGGGAATCGGTGCTCACCAATACAGCTGGCTGCCTTAG gAATGTCAGCTCAGAGAGGAGTGAAGCTCGCCGGAAACTTCGGGAATGTGATGGTTTAGTGGATGCCCTCATTTTCATTGTTCAGGCTGAGATTGGGCAGAAGGATTCGGACAGCAAG CTTGTGGAGAACTGTGTTTGCCTCCTTCGGAACTTGTCGTATCAAGTTCACCGGGAGATCCCACAGGCAGAGCGTTACCAAGAGGCCCCTCCCAATGTTGCCAACAATGCAGGGCCACATGCTGCCAGTTGCTTTGGGGCCAAGAAGGGCAAAG ATGAGTGGTTCTCCAGAG ggAAAAAACCAGCAGAAGATCCAGCAAATGATACAGTGGATTTTCCTAAAAGAACTAGTCCCGCTCGag GCTATGAGCTTTTATTTCAACCAGAGGTGGTTCGGATATACATCTCACTCCTCAAAGAGAGCAAGACTCCTGCCATTCTAGAAGCCTCAGCTGGAGCTATCCAGAACTTGTGTGCTGGGCGCTGGACA TATGGTCGATACATCCGCTCTGCTCTGCGTCAAGAGAAGGCTCTTTCTGCCATCGCTGACCTCCTTACTAATGAACATGAGCGGGTAGTAAAAGCTGCATCTGGAGCACTGAGAAATCTGGCCGTGGATGCTCGCAACAAAGAATTAATTG GTAAACATGCTATTCCCAACTTGGTAAAGAATCTGCCAGAAAGGCAACAGAGCTCTTCCCAGAATTTCTCTGAGGACACTGTGGTCTCTATTTTGAACACCATCAATGAAGTTATTGCTGACAACTTGGAGGCTGCCAAAAAGCTTCGAGAGACACAGGGTATTGAGAAGCTGGTGTTGATCAACAAGTCAGG GAACCGCTCAGAAAAAGAGGTTCGAGCAGCAGCACTTGTGTTACAGACAATCTGGGGGTATAAGGAACTGCGAAAGCCTCTGGAAAAAGAAGGATGGAAGAAATCAGACTTTCAG GTGAATCTACACAATGCTTCTCGAAGCCAGAGCAGTCACTCATATGATGATAGCACGCTCCCTCTCATTGACCGGAACCAGAAATCAG
- the CTNND1 gene encoding catenin delta-1 isoform X10: MDDSEVESTASILASVKEQEAQFEKLTRALEEERRHVSAQLERVRVSPQDANPLMANGTLTRRHQNGRFVGDADLERQKFSDLKLNGPQDHSHLLYSTIPRMQEPGQIVETYTEEDPEGAMSVVSVETSDDGTTRRTETTVKKVVKTVTTRTVQPVPMGPDGLPVDASSVSNNYIQTLGRDFRKNGNGGPGPYVGQAGTATLPRNFHYPPDGYSRHYEDGYPSSSDNYGSLSRVTRIEERYRPSMEGYRAPSRQDVYGPQPQVRVGGSSVDLHRFHPEPYGLEDDQRSVAYDDLDYGMMSDYGTARRTGTPSDPRRRLRSYEDMIGEEVPSDQYYWAPLAQHERGSLASLDSLRKGGPPPPNWRQPELPEVIAMLGFRLDAVKSNAAAYLQHLCYRNDKVKTDVRKLKGIPVLVGLLDHPKKEVHLGACGALKNISFGRDQDNKIAIKNCDGVPALVRLLRKARDMDLTEVITGTLWNLSSHDSIKMEIVDHALHALTDEVIIPHSGWEREPNEDCKPRHIEWESVLTNTAGCLRNVSSERSEARRKLRECDGLVDALIFIVQAEIGQKDSDSKLVENCVCLLRNLSYQVHREIPQAERYQEAPPNVANNAGPHAASCFGAKKGKGKKPAEDPANDTVDFPKRTSPARGYELLFQPEVVRIYISLLKESKTPAILEASAGAIQNLCAGRWTYGRYIRSALRQEKALSAIADLLTNEHERVVKAASGALRNLAVDARNKELIGKHAIPNLVKNLPERQQSSSQNFSEDTVVSILNTINEVIADNLEAAKKLRETQGIEKLVLINKSGNRSEKEVRAAALVLQTIWGYKELRKPLEKEGWKKSDFQVNLHNASRSQSSHSYDDSTLPLIDRNQKSDKKPDREEIQMSNMGSNTKSLDNNYSTLNERGDHSRTLDRSGDLGEMEPLKGTPLMKI, translated from the exons ATGGACGACTCAGAGGTGGAGTCGACCGCCAGCATCTTGGCCTCTGTGAAGGAACAAGAGGCCCAGTTTGAGAAGCTGACCCGGGCGCTGGAGGAGGAACGGCGCCACGTCTCGGCGCAACTGGAACGCGTCCGGGTCTCACCACAAGATGCCAACCCACTCATGGCCAACGGCACCCTCACCCGCCGGCATCAG AACGGCCGGTTTGTGGGCGATGCTGACCTTGAGCGACAGAAATTTTCAGATCTGAAACTCAACGGACCCCAG GATCACAGTCACTTACTGTATAGCACCATCCCCAGGATGCAGGAGCCAGGGCAGATTGTGGAGACCTACACGGAGGAGGACCCTGAAGGAGCCATGTCTGTTGTCTCTGTGGAGACCTCAGATGATGGAACCACTCGACGCACAGAGACCACT GTTAAGAAAGTAGTGAAGACTGTGACAACACGGACAGTACAGCCAGTCCCTATGGGACCAGATGGGCTGCCTGTGGATGCGTCATCCGTTTCTAACAACTATATCCAGACTCTGGGTCGTGACTTCCGCAAGAATGGCAATGGAGGACCTGGTCCCTATGTAGGGCAAGCAGGCACTGCTACCCTTCCCAGGAACTTCCATTACCCTCCTGATGGATATAGCCGCCACTATGAAGATGGTTATCCAAGTAGCAGTGACAACTATGGCAGTCTGTCCCGGGTGACCCGCATTGAGGAGCGGTATAGGCCCAGCATGGAAGGTTACCGGGCACCTAGTAGACAGGATGTCTACGGGCCCCAACCCCAGGTTCGGGTCGGTGGGAGCAGTGTGGATCTGCATCGCTTTCATCCAGAGCCTTATGGGCTCGAGGATGATCAGCGCAGTGTAGCCTATGATGACCTGGATTACGGCATGATGTCTGATTATGGCACTGCCCGTCGAACTGGGACACCATCTGACCCTCGCCGTCGCCTCAG GAGCTATGAAGACATGATTGGTGAGGAGGTGCCATCAGACCAGTACTATTGGGCTCCTTTAGCCCAGCATGAACGGGGAAGTTTAGCAAGCTTGGATAGCCTGCGCAAGGGAgggcccccacccccaaattgGAGACAGCCAGAGCTGCCAGAGGTAATAGCCATGCTAGGATTCCGCTTGGATGCCGTCAAGTCCAATGCAGCTGCATACCTGCAACACTTGTGCTACCGCAATGACAAGGTGAAGACCGATGTTCGAAAGCTAAAAGGCATCCCAGTACTGGTGGGATTGTTAGACCACCCAAAAAAGGAAGTGCACCTTGGAGCCTGTGGAGCTCTCAAGAATATCTCTTTTGGACGTGACCAGGATAACAAGATCGCCATAAAAAACTGTGATGGTGTTCCTGCCCTTGTGCGATTACTCCGAAAGGCTCGTGATATGGATCTCACTGAAGTCATTACTG GAACCCTGTGGAATCTTTCATCCCATGACTCAATCAAAATGGAGATTGTGGACCATGCACTGCATGCCTTGACAGATGAAGTGATCATTCCGCATTCTGGTTGGGAACGGGAACCTAATGAAGATTGTAAGCCACGTCATATTGAGTGGGAATCGGTGCTCACCAATACAGCTGGCTGCCTTAG gAATGTCAGCTCAGAGAGGAGTGAAGCTCGCCGGAAACTTCGGGAATGTGATGGTTTAGTGGATGCCCTCATTTTCATTGTTCAGGCTGAGATTGGGCAGAAGGATTCGGACAGCAAG CTTGTGGAGAACTGTGTTTGCCTCCTTCGGAACTTGTCGTATCAAGTTCACCGGGAGATCCCACAGGCAGAGCGTTACCAAGAGGCCCCTCCCAATGTTGCCAACAATGCAGGGCCACATGCTGCCAGTTGCTTTGGGGCCAAGAAGGGCAAAG ggAAAAAACCAGCAGAAGATCCAGCAAATGATACAGTGGATTTTCCTAAAAGAACTAGTCCCGCTCGag GCTATGAGCTTTTATTTCAACCAGAGGTGGTTCGGATATACATCTCACTCCTCAAAGAGAGCAAGACTCCTGCCATTCTAGAAGCCTCAGCTGGAGCTATCCAGAACTTGTGTGCTGGGCGCTGGACA TATGGTCGATACATCCGCTCTGCTCTGCGTCAAGAGAAGGCTCTTTCTGCCATCGCTGACCTCCTTACTAATGAACATGAGCGGGTAGTAAAAGCTGCATCTGGAGCACTGAGAAATCTGGCCGTGGATGCTCGCAACAAAGAATTAATTG GTAAACATGCTATTCCCAACTTGGTAAAGAATCTGCCAGAAAGGCAACAGAGCTCTTCCCAGAATTTCTCTGAGGACACTGTGGTCTCTATTTTGAACACCATCAATGAAGTTATTGCTGACAACTTGGAGGCTGCCAAAAAGCTTCGAGAGACACAGGGTATTGAGAAGCTGGTGTTGATCAACAAGTCAGG GAACCGCTCAGAAAAAGAGGTTCGAGCAGCAGCACTTGTGTTACAGACAATCTGGGGGTATAAGGAACTGCGAAAGCCTCTGGAAAAAGAAGGATGGAAGAAATCAGACTTTCAG GTGAATCTACACAATGCTTCTCGAAGCCAGAGCAGTCACTCATATGATGATAGCACGCTCCCTCTCATTGACCGGAACCAGAAATCAG
- the CTNND1 gene encoding catenin delta-1 isoform X13: MDDSEVESTASILASVKEQEAQFEKLTRALEEERRHVSAQLERVRVSPQDANPLMANGTLTRRHQNGRFVGDADLERQKFSDLKLNGPQDHSHLLYSTIPRMQEPGQIVETYTEEDPEGAMSVVSVETSDDGTTRRTETTVKKVVKTVTTRTVQPVPMGPDGLPVDASSVSNNYIQTLGRDFRKNGNGGPGPYVGQAGTATLPRNFHYPPDGYSRHYEDGYPSSSDNYGSLSRVTRIEERYRPSMEGYRAPSRQDVYGPQPQVRVGGSSVDLHRFHPEPYGLEDDQRSVAYDDLDYGMMSDYGTARRTGTPSDPRRRLRSYEDMIGEEVPSDQYYWAPLAQHERGSLASLDSLRKGGPPPPNWRQPELPEVIAMLGFRLDAVKSNAAAYLQHLCYRNDKVKTDVRKLKGIPVLVGLLDHPKKEVHLGACGALKNISFGRDQDNKIAIKNCDGVPALVRLLRKARDMDLTEVITGTLWNLSSHDSIKMEIVDHALHALTDEVIIPHSGWEREPNEDCKPRHIEWESVLTNTAGCLRNVSSERSEARRKLRECDGLVDALIFIVQAEIGQKDSDSKLVENCVCLLRNLSYQVHREIPQAERYQEAPPNVANNAGPHAASCFGAKKGKGKKPAEDPANDTVDFPKRTSPARGYELLFQPEVVRIYISLLKESKTPAILEASAGAIQNLCAGRWTYGRYIRSALRQEKALSAIADLLTNEHERVVKAASGALRNLAVDARNKELIGKHAIPNLVKNLPERQQSSSQNFSEDTVVSILNTINEVIADNLEAAKKLRETQGIEKLVLINKSGNRSEKEVRAAALVLQTIWGYKELRKPLEKEGWKKSDFQVNLHNASRSQSSHSYDDSTLPLIDRNQKSDNNYSTLNERGDHSRTLDRSGDLGEMEPLKGTPLMQKI; encoded by the exons ATGGACGACTCAGAGGTGGAGTCGACCGCCAGCATCTTGGCCTCTGTGAAGGAACAAGAGGCCCAGTTTGAGAAGCTGACCCGGGCGCTGGAGGAGGAACGGCGCCACGTCTCGGCGCAACTGGAACGCGTCCGGGTCTCACCACAAGATGCCAACCCACTCATGGCCAACGGCACCCTCACCCGCCGGCATCAG AACGGCCGGTTTGTGGGCGATGCTGACCTTGAGCGACAGAAATTTTCAGATCTGAAACTCAACGGACCCCAG GATCACAGTCACTTACTGTATAGCACCATCCCCAGGATGCAGGAGCCAGGGCAGATTGTGGAGACCTACACGGAGGAGGACCCTGAAGGAGCCATGTCTGTTGTCTCTGTGGAGACCTCAGATGATGGAACCACTCGACGCACAGAGACCACT GTTAAGAAAGTAGTGAAGACTGTGACAACACGGACAGTACAGCCAGTCCCTATGGGACCAGATGGGCTGCCTGTGGATGCGTCATCCGTTTCTAACAACTATATCCAGACTCTGGGTCGTGACTTCCGCAAGAATGGCAATGGAGGACCTGGTCCCTATGTAGGGCAAGCAGGCACTGCTACCCTTCCCAGGAACTTCCATTACCCTCCTGATGGATATAGCCGCCACTATGAAGATGGTTATCCAAGTAGCAGTGACAACTATGGCAGTCTGTCCCGGGTGACCCGCATTGAGGAGCGGTATAGGCCCAGCATGGAAGGTTACCGGGCACCTAGTAGACAGGATGTCTACGGGCCCCAACCCCAGGTTCGGGTCGGTGGGAGCAGTGTGGATCTGCATCGCTTTCATCCAGAGCCTTATGGGCTCGAGGATGATCAGCGCAGTGTAGCCTATGATGACCTGGATTACGGCATGATGTCTGATTATGGCACTGCCCGTCGAACTGGGACACCATCTGACCCTCGCCGTCGCCTCAG GAGCTATGAAGACATGATTGGTGAGGAGGTGCCATCAGACCAGTACTATTGGGCTCCTTTAGCCCAGCATGAACGGGGAAGTTTAGCAAGCTTGGATAGCCTGCGCAAGGGAgggcccccacccccaaattgGAGACAGCCAGAGCTGCCAGAGGTAATAGCCATGCTAGGATTCCGCTTGGATGCCGTCAAGTCCAATGCAGCTGCATACCTGCAACACTTGTGCTACCGCAATGACAAGGTGAAGACCGATGTTCGAAAGCTAAAAGGCATCCCAGTACTGGTGGGATTGTTAGACCACCCAAAAAAGGAAGTGCACCTTGGAGCCTGTGGAGCTCTCAAGAATATCTCTTTTGGACGTGACCAGGATAACAAGATCGCCATAAAAAACTGTGATGGTGTTCCTGCCCTTGTGCGATTACTCCGAAAGGCTCGTGATATGGATCTCACTGAAGTCATTACTG GAACCCTGTGGAATCTTTCATCCCATGACTCAATCAAAATGGAGATTGTGGACCATGCACTGCATGCCTTGACAGATGAAGTGATCATTCCGCATTCTGGTTGGGAACGGGAACCTAATGAAGATTGTAAGCCACGTCATATTGAGTGGGAATCGGTGCTCACCAATACAGCTGGCTGCCTTAG gAATGTCAGCTCAGAGAGGAGTGAAGCTCGCCGGAAACTTCGGGAATGTGATGGTTTAGTGGATGCCCTCATTTTCATTGTTCAGGCTGAGATTGGGCAGAAGGATTCGGACAGCAAG CTTGTGGAGAACTGTGTTTGCCTCCTTCGGAACTTGTCGTATCAAGTTCACCGGGAGATCCCACAGGCAGAGCGTTACCAAGAGGCCCCTCCCAATGTTGCCAACAATGCAGGGCCACATGCTGCCAGTTGCTTTGGGGCCAAGAAGGGCAAAG ggAAAAAACCAGCAGAAGATCCAGCAAATGATACAGTGGATTTTCCTAAAAGAACTAGTCCCGCTCGag GCTATGAGCTTTTATTTCAACCAGAGGTGGTTCGGATATACATCTCACTCCTCAAAGAGAGCAAGACTCCTGCCATTCTAGAAGCCTCAGCTGGAGCTATCCAGAACTTGTGTGCTGGGCGCTGGACA TATGGTCGATACATCCGCTCTGCTCTGCGTCAAGAGAAGGCTCTTTCTGCCATCGCTGACCTCCTTACTAATGAACATGAGCGGGTAGTAAAAGCTGCATCTGGAGCACTGAGAAATCTGGCCGTGGATGCTCGCAACAAAGAATTAATTG GTAAACATGCTATTCCCAACTTGGTAAAGAATCTGCCAGAAAGGCAACAGAGCTCTTCCCAGAATTTCTCTGAGGACACTGTGGTCTCTATTTTGAACACCATCAATGAAGTTATTGCTGACAACTTGGAGGCTGCCAAAAAGCTTCGAGAGACACAGGGTATTGAGAAGCTGGTGTTGATCAACAAGTCAGG GAACCGCTCAGAAAAAGAGGTTCGAGCAGCAGCACTTGTGTTACAGACAATCTGGGGGTATAAGGAACTGCGAAAGCCTCTGGAAAAAGAAGGATGGAAGAAATCAGACTTTCAG GTGAATCTACACAATGCTTCTCGAAGCCAGAGCAGTCACTCATATGATGATAGCACGCTCCCTCTCATTGACCGGAACCAGAAATCAG
- the CTNND1 gene encoding catenin delta-1 isoform X6, which translates to MDDSEVESTASILASVKEQEAQFEKLTRALEEERRHVSAQLERVRVSPQDANPLMANGTLTRRHQNGRFVGDADLERQKFSDLKLNGPQDHSHLLYSTIPRMQEPGQIVETYTEEDPEGAMSVVSVETSDDGTTRRTETTVKKVVKTVTTRTVQPVPMGPDGLPVDASSVSNNYIQTLGRDFRKNGNGGPGPYVGQAGTATLPRNFHYPPDGYSRHYEDGYPSSSDNYGSLSRVTRIEERYRPSMEGYRAPSRQDVYGPQPQVRVGGSSVDLHRFHPEPYGLEDDQRSVAYDDLDYGMMSDYGTARRTGTPSDPRRRLRSYEDMIGEEVPSDQYYWAPLAQHERGSLASLDSLRKGGPPPPNWRQPELPEVIAMLGFRLDAVKSNAAAYLQHLCYRNDKVKTDVRKLKGIPVLVGLLDHPKKEVHLGACGALKNISFGRDQDNKIAIKNCDGVPALVRLLRKARDMDLTEVITGTLWNLSSHDSIKMEIVDHALHALTDEVIIPHSGWEREPNEDCKPRHIEWESVLTNTAGCLRNVSSERSEARRKLRECDGLVDALIFIVQAEIGQKDSDSKLVENCVCLLRNLSYQVHREIPQAERYQEAPPNVANNAGPHAASCFGAKKGKGKKPAEDPANDTVDFPKRTSPARGYELLFQPEVVRIYISLLKESKTPAILEASAGAIQNLCAGRWTYGRYIRSALRQEKALSAIADLLTNEHERVVKAASGALRNLAVDARNKELIGKHAIPNLVKNLPERQQSSSQNFSEDTVVSILNTINEVIADNLEAAKKLRETQGIEKLVLINKSGNRSEKEVRAAALVLQTIWGYKELRKPLEKEGWKKSDFQVNLHNASRSQSSHSYDDSTLPLIDRNQKSDNNYSTLNERGDHSRTLDRSGDLGEMEPLKGTPLMQDEGQDSLEEELDVLVLDDEGDQVSYPPMQKI; encoded by the exons ATGGACGACTCAGAGGTGGAGTCGACCGCCAGCATCTTGGCCTCTGTGAAGGAACAAGAGGCCCAGTTTGAGAAGCTGACCCGGGCGCTGGAGGAGGAACGGCGCCACGTCTCGGCGCAACTGGAACGCGTCCGGGTCTCACCACAAGATGCCAACCCACTCATGGCCAACGGCACCCTCACCCGCCGGCATCAG AACGGCCGGTTTGTGGGCGATGCTGACCTTGAGCGACAGAAATTTTCAGATCTGAAACTCAACGGACCCCAG GATCACAGTCACTTACTGTATAGCACCATCCCCAGGATGCAGGAGCCAGGGCAGATTGTGGAGACCTACACGGAGGAGGACCCTGAAGGAGCCATGTCTGTTGTCTCTGTGGAGACCTCAGATGATGGAACCACTCGACGCACAGAGACCACT GTTAAGAAAGTAGTGAAGACTGTGACAACACGGACAGTACAGCCAGTCCCTATGGGACCAGATGGGCTGCCTGTGGATGCGTCATCCGTTTCTAACAACTATATCCAGACTCTGGGTCGTGACTTCCGCAAGAATGGCAATGGAGGACCTGGTCCCTATGTAGGGCAAGCAGGCACTGCTACCCTTCCCAGGAACTTCCATTACCCTCCTGATGGATATAGCCGCCACTATGAAGATGGTTATCCAAGTAGCAGTGACAACTATGGCAGTCTGTCCCGGGTGACCCGCATTGAGGAGCGGTATAGGCCCAGCATGGAAGGTTACCGGGCACCTAGTAGACAGGATGTCTACGGGCCCCAACCCCAGGTTCGGGTCGGTGGGAGCAGTGTGGATCTGCATCGCTTTCATCCAGAGCCTTATGGGCTCGAGGATGATCAGCGCAGTGTAGCCTATGATGACCTGGATTACGGCATGATGTCTGATTATGGCACTGCCCGTCGAACTGGGACACCATCTGACCCTCGCCGTCGCCTCAG GAGCTATGAAGACATGATTGGTGAGGAGGTGCCATCAGACCAGTACTATTGGGCTCCTTTAGCCCAGCATGAACGGGGAAGTTTAGCAAGCTTGGATAGCCTGCGCAAGGGAgggcccccacccccaaattgGAGACAGCCAGAGCTGCCAGAGGTAATAGCCATGCTAGGATTCCGCTTGGATGCCGTCAAGTCCAATGCAGCTGCATACCTGCAACACTTGTGCTACCGCAATGACAAGGTGAAGACCGATGTTCGAAAGCTAAAAGGCATCCCAGTACTGGTGGGATTGTTAGACCACCCAAAAAAGGAAGTGCACCTTGGAGCCTGTGGAGCTCTCAAGAATATCTCTTTTGGACGTGACCAGGATAACAAGATCGCCATAAAAAACTGTGATGGTGTTCCTGCCCTTGTGCGATTACTCCGAAAGGCTCGTGATATGGATCTCACTGAAGTCATTACTG GAACCCTGTGGAATCTTTCATCCCATGACTCAATCAAAATGGAGATTGTGGACCATGCACTGCATGCCTTGACAGATGAAGTGATCATTCCGCATTCTGGTTGGGAACGGGAACCTAATGAAGATTGTAAGCCACGTCATATTGAGTGGGAATCGGTGCTCACCAATACAGCTGGCTGCCTTAG gAATGTCAGCTCAGAGAGGAGTGAAGCTCGCCGGAAACTTCGGGAATGTGATGGTTTAGTGGATGCCCTCATTTTCATTGTTCAGGCTGAGATTGGGCAGAAGGATTCGGACAGCAAG CTTGTGGAGAACTGTGTTTGCCTCCTTCGGAACTTGTCGTATCAAGTTCACCGGGAGATCCCACAGGCAGAGCGTTACCAAGAGGCCCCTCCCAATGTTGCCAACAATGCAGGGCCACATGCTGCCAGTTGCTTTGGGGCCAAGAAGGGCAAAG ggAAAAAACCAGCAGAAGATCCAGCAAATGATACAGTGGATTTTCCTAAAAGAACTAGTCCCGCTCGag GCTATGAGCTTTTATTTCAACCAGAGGTGGTTCGGATATACATCTCACTCCTCAAAGAGAGCAAGACTCCTGCCATTCTAGAAGCCTCAGCTGGAGCTATCCAGAACTTGTGTGCTGGGCGCTGGACA TATGGTCGATACATCCGCTCTGCTCTGCGTCAAGAGAAGGCTCTTTCTGCCATCGCTGACCTCCTTACTAATGAACATGAGCGGGTAGTAAAAGCTGCATCTGGAGCACTGAGAAATCTGGCCGTGGATGCTCGCAACAAAGAATTAATTG GTAAACATGCTATTCCCAACTTGGTAAAGAATCTGCCAGAAAGGCAACAGAGCTCTTCCCAGAATTTCTCTGAGGACACTGTGGTCTCTATTTTGAACACCATCAATGAAGTTATTGCTGACAACTTGGAGGCTGCCAAAAAGCTTCGAGAGACACAGGGTATTGAGAAGCTGGTGTTGATCAACAAGTCAGG GAACCGCTCAGAAAAAGAGGTTCGAGCAGCAGCACTTGTGTTACAGACAATCTGGGGGTATAAGGAACTGCGAAAGCCTCTGGAAAAAGAAGGATGGAAGAAATCAGACTTTCAG GTGAATCTACACAATGCTTCTCGAAGCCAGAGCAGTCACTCATATGATGATAGCACGCTCCCTCTCATTGACCGGAACCAGAAATCAG